One Salarias fasciatus chromosome 22, fSalaFa1.1, whole genome shotgun sequence DNA segment encodes these proteins:
- the gja4 gene encoding gap junction alpha-4 protein, with protein MSRADWSFLEHLLEEGQEYSTAVGRVWLTVLFLFRMLVLGTAAESAWDDEQADFVCNTRQPGCPAVCYDRAFPISHFRYFVLQVIFVSTPTIFYFGYVAVISAKAKRKEEDEKRDNDGVVMQRDDGEVNKENEEGKEKEKGSEKDKKSYKPPPEVPKLKGRLLGAYAFSIFLKVVLEVGFIVGLWFLYGGFFIAAKFECTGFPCPHTVDCFVSRPTEKTIFTVYTQVIAVVSLLLNLAELLHLLQLAISHRLEKRYRAEQQDYLPRVKAAPAQEENLELQSDAACTYQEVGHMNPPVQGDVPRYPNPCESYGDVAIEVNDLLPTYVNYMGAMRTTHSPRIHYKKHARHAGKNTKTPHKSHSKQKHYV; from the coding sequence ATGTCCAGAGCTGACTGGTCCTTTCTGGagcacctgctggaggagggccAGGAGTACTCAACAGCCGTCGGCCGCGTCTGGCTCACCGTGCTCTTCCTGTTTCGCATGCTGGTGCTGGGGACCGCCGCCGAGTCAGCGTGGGATGACGAGCAGGCCGACTTTGTCTGCAACACCCGGCAGCCCGGCTGCCCCGCCGTGTGTTACGACAGAGCCTTCCCCATATCGCACTTCCGCTACTTTGTCCTCCAGGTCATTTTTGTCTCGACGCCGACCATCTTCTACTTTGGATATGTGGCCGTAATCAGTGCGAAGGccaagagaaaagaggaggatgagAAGAGAGACAATGACGGCGTCGTTATGCAGAGGGACGACGGCGAGgtgaataaagaaaatgaagaagggaaggagaaagaaaaggggagTGAGAAAGACAAGAAATCGTACAAGCCTCCTCCGGAGGTCCCGAAGCTGAAAGGCAGACTGCTGGGGGCGTACGCGTTCAGCATCTTCCTGAAAGTCGTCCTGGAGGTTGGCTTCATCGTCGGGCTTTGGTTCCTTTACGGCGGCTTCTTCATCGCAGCAAAGTTCGAGTGCACGGGGTTTCCCTGTCCTCACACGGTGGACTGTTTTGTCTCCCGGCCCACGGAGAAGACCATCTTCACCGTCTACACTCAGGTCATCGCCgtcgtctccctcctcctcaacctggcggagctcctccacctgctccagctCGCCATCTCCCACCGGCTGGAGAAACGCTACCGCGCCGAGCAGCAGGACTATTTACCGCGGGTCAAAGCGGCTCCGGCCCAGGAGGAAAACCTGGAGCTCCAGTCGGACGCGGCGTGTACTTATCAGGAAGTCGGCCACATGAACCCGCCCGTGCAGGGTGACGTTCCCCGCTATCCCAATCCCTGCGAGAGCTACGGAGATGTGGCGATAGAGGTGAACGATCTGCTTCCCACTTATGTGAACTACATGGGAGCCATGAGGACTACGCACTCCCCTCGAATACATTATAAGAAGCACGCACGTCATGCTGGGAAAAACACTAAAACTCCCCATAAGAGTCactcaaaacagaaacattatgTTTGA